The following proteins come from a genomic window of Myroides odoratus DSM 2801:
- a CDS encoding DHA2 family efflux MFS transporter permease subunit, whose product MSEESLVEHGYRRIIITVTAILCALLEIVDTTIVNVAMNDMKGSIGVSLTDIAWVVTAYAIANVIVVPMTSWLSQQFGRRNYFAASIIIFTVASFLCGYSTTLWEIILFRFIQGLGGGALLVTSQTIITESYPVEKRGVAQAIYGMGVIVGPTLGPPLGGYIIDNYSWPFIFYINVPLGILATVLALLYVKSPKYAEKSKLKEVDFLGIILLAIAVGSLQYVLEHGQQDDWFENSTILTLSITSVLGFFFFIWRELTCEKPIVNLRVLKDSNLAIGTVLSFILGFGLYGSTFIIPIYTQSILGWTATDAGMLLVPSSLMTAFMMPFIARMLQRGVPPKYLVATGFLVFFIYSFWAHNILTPDTGSEHFFWPLVIRGVGLGLLFVPITTLSLSNLRNKQIGEGAAFTGMMRQLGGSFGIALITTFISRWTVNHRLALVSHLDTASLEVQNRVLALQQSFIAKGFTADEALQKAYTLLDLGVTKQATVLTYMDVFMFLGVLFLICIPFILILIKKGAGKIIAGAGH is encoded by the coding sequence ATGAGTGAAGAAAGCCTAGTAGAGCACGGCTATCGTCGAATTATCATTACCGTTACAGCTATTCTTTGTGCATTATTGGAAATTGTGGATACAACAATTGTCAATGTAGCAATGAATGACATGAAAGGGAGTATCGGTGTTTCTTTAACCGATATTGCTTGGGTGGTGACAGCGTATGCTATCGCCAATGTAATTGTAGTGCCAATGACCAGCTGGCTCTCTCAACAATTTGGAAGACGCAATTATTTTGCTGCTTCTATTATTATCTTTACCGTAGCCTCTTTTCTATGTGGATATTCAACTACATTATGGGAGATTATTCTTTTTCGTTTTATTCAAGGTTTAGGAGGTGGTGCTTTATTGGTTACTTCTCAAACGATTATTACAGAAAGTTATCCTGTAGAAAAACGAGGAGTGGCGCAAGCCATTTACGGTATGGGGGTTATTGTAGGTCCTACACTAGGACCACCTTTAGGAGGGTATATCATTGATAATTATTCGTGGCCTTTTATTTTCTATATCAATGTACCGCTGGGAATTTTAGCAACGGTATTAGCACTTCTCTATGTGAAGAGTCCAAAATATGCAGAGAAAAGTAAATTGAAGGAAGTCGATTTCTTGGGGATTATCTTACTGGCCATTGCAGTTGGCTCTTTACAATATGTATTAGAACACGGACAGCAAGATGATTGGTTTGAAAACTCCACCATCCTGACGTTATCGATTACTTCTGTATTGGGATTCTTTTTCTTTATCTGGAGGGAATTGACTTGTGAAAAGCCAATTGTTAATTTAAGAGTATTGAAGGATTCTAATCTAGCTATTGGTACCGTATTATCGTTTATTTTAGGTTTCGGACTCTATGGCTCGACCTTTATTATTCCGATTTATACGCAATCTATTCTCGGTTGGACGGCTACAGATGCGGGCATGTTATTGGTGCCTAGTTCGTTGATGACGGCCTTTATGATGCCTTTTATAGCAAGAATGTTACAACGAGGGGTTCCACCTAAATATTTAGTAGCCACTGGATTTTTGGTCTTTTTTATCTATAGTTTCTGGGCACATAATATTTTAACTCCAGACACGGGTAGTGAGCATTTCTTTTGGCCTTTAGTTATACGTGGAGTTGGCTTAGGTTTATTATTCGTCCCTATTACAACGCTCTCTTTGTCTAATTTGAGAAACAAACAGATTGGTGAAGGTGCAGCGTTTACAGGAATGATGCGTCAATTAGGGGGATCTTTTGGGATTGCCTTAATTACTACTTTCATTTCTCGTTGGACAGTGAACCATCGATTGGCCTTAGTCAGTCATTTAGATACCGCTTCGTTAGAAGTACAAAATCGCGTGCTAGCTTTGCAACAAAGTTTTATAGCTAAAGGATTTACAGCTGATGAAGCTTTACAGAAAGCCTATACCCTACTCGATTTAGGTGTAACGAAACAAGCAACTGTACTGACGTATATGGATGTCTTTATGTTCTTGGGCGTTTTGTTCTTAATCTGTATTCCTTTTATTCTAATTTTAATTAAAAAAGGAGCCGGGAAAATTATTGCAGGTGCTGGGCATTAG
- a CDS encoding HlyD family secretion protein gives METNNTATKKPLNKKFIVALGAIVLFGGGYGIYKYIHSLAHESTDDAQIETKITPIVSKIPGYIKTIYIQDNQVVKKGDTLIRLDDTEYAIQVEQAKANYQAALSQLQVAEAGEHTSQSTVLSSQAGASTAQANVATAQANIDAAKTQLWRASNDYDRYNRLYQSQSITKQQYEQALAAKETAEKQVVVLQEQLKAVEKQAQAVAQQVNISKSQAVASTSQIDAAKAVVDQAKANLDHATLYLSYTVITAKEDGQVSKINLQAGQLIQPGQGLFNTVQKGNIWVVANFKETQMQYMREGQPVSIKVDAFPKHKFEGVINSMSPATGAKFALLPPDNASGNFVKTVQRIPVKITFTNPEDEMLVYVKPGMNVDIDVNIKSGR, from the coding sequence ATGGAAACAAATAATACAGCCACTAAAAAACCACTAAACAAGAAATTTATCGTTGCTTTAGGCGCAATCGTTCTATTCGGAGGTGGATATGGAATTTATAAATACATTCATTCATTGGCACATGAGAGTACTGATGATGCTCAAATTGAAACTAAAATAACGCCGATCGTATCAAAAATTCCGGGGTATATTAAAACAATCTACATTCAGGATAATCAGGTTGTTAAAAAAGGGGATACGTTGATTCGTTTGGATGATACAGAATACGCAATTCAAGTAGAACAAGCGAAAGCAAATTATCAAGCTGCTTTGAGTCAGCTGCAAGTGGCAGAAGCAGGAGAACATACAAGTCAATCAACTGTGCTTTCTTCTCAGGCAGGTGCTTCTACAGCTCAAGCCAATGTTGCTACAGCTCAAGCTAATATTGATGCTGCTAAAACGCAATTGTGGAGAGCGTCGAATGACTATGACCGTTACAATCGTTTATACCAAAGTCAGTCTATTACCAAACAACAATACGAACAGGCTTTAGCAGCGAAAGAAACTGCAGAAAAACAAGTTGTTGTTTTACAAGAACAATTAAAAGCAGTTGAAAAACAAGCGCAAGCAGTTGCTCAACAGGTGAATATTAGCAAATCTCAAGCGGTTGCATCAACATCTCAAATTGATGCGGCGAAAGCAGTTGTTGATCAAGCGAAAGCAAATTTAGATCATGCCACTTTGTATTTGTCTTATACGGTAATTACCGCAAAAGAAGATGGACAAGTTTCAAAAATCAACTTACAAGCGGGACAATTAATTCAACCGGGACAAGGATTATTCAATACAGTACAAAAAGGCAATATCTGGGTAGTAGCCAACTTTAAGGAAACACAAATGCAATACATGCGTGAAGGACAGCCTGTGAGTATTAAAGTAGATGCTTTTCCCAAACATAAATTTGAAGGTGTAATTAACTCGATGTCTCCTGCTACTGGAGCTAAATTTGCTCTATTACCACCAGATAATGCTTCAGGTAACTTCGTGAAAACGGTACAACGTATTCCAGTAAAAATTACGTTTACTAACCCAGAAGACGAGATGTTGGTATACGTTAAACCAGGAATGAATGTAGATATTGATGTGAATATTAAAAGCGGACGATAA
- a CDS encoding TolC family protein produces the protein MNRSNYVLLASLFIAQVFAQTPTPITLEEAIALSLKNGKEIKKVKASTEASRLQIHSAQNMRYPELEVSGTYNRLFNGTDINLKVPLPASSEDKQMPDVQPKHLMIGQAKANIPVFSGFKITNAVTQSKQYYSLAQLNEASTTENVVYQTINLYFALYKTQQSIALLTENLKRAHQRTLDFEQFLAEGIIAKNDYLRTQLQEANVELSLEETKNTQKNITTRLQVLLDLEEGEPILAEKVQPVAIFPTKADDLSSRKDVQSAQKMEEIAQTGIKMARGNFFPSIGLTAGYSAIQLDQVVDITNATSVGVGVKYDLTQLFKNRTEVNKAKAKKIEVDYQAQLVEDLAKVEIDEAYNAYELALKKNAVLAKALVQANENYRIVKDKYDNGLTDTDHLLEADVQQLQAQIDTMLGEADETLTLYQYAYKTGKLMDNLQVKN, from the coding sequence ATGAACAGAAGTAATTACGTCTTACTTGCTTCATTATTTATTGCCCAAGTTTTCGCTCAAACCCCTACTCCAATCACCTTAGAGGAGGCTATTGCGTTGAGTTTAAAAAATGGCAAGGAAATAAAAAAAGTAAAAGCAAGTACAGAAGCCTCTAGACTTCAGATTCACAGTGCGCAAAATATGCGTTATCCTGAATTAGAAGTATCTGGAACCTACAACCGTCTTTTTAATGGTACAGACATCAACCTAAAAGTACCTTTACCTGCTTCTTCTGAAGACAAACAAATGCCCGACGTACAACCCAAGCATTTGATGATCGGTCAAGCAAAAGCCAATATTCCCGTGTTTAGTGGTTTTAAAATTACCAACGCGGTTACACAAAGTAAACAATATTATTCTCTCGCTCAATTAAATGAAGCATCTACTACAGAAAATGTTGTTTACCAAACGATTAATTTATACTTCGCGCTGTACAAAACACAACAGTCGATTGCTTTATTAACAGAGAACTTAAAACGCGCCCACCAACGTACCCTTGATTTTGAACAATTCTTAGCTGAAGGAATCATCGCTAAAAATGATTATTTGAGAACGCAATTACAAGAGGCTAATGTGGAGCTTTCGCTAGAAGAAACCAAGAATACGCAAAAAAATATTACCACCCGATTGCAAGTCTTACTTGATCTCGAAGAAGGGGAACCTATTTTGGCCGAAAAAGTACAACCAGTAGCTATTTTTCCGACCAAAGCTGATGATCTCTCTTCTCGTAAGGATGTGCAAAGTGCACAAAAAATGGAAGAGATTGCGCAAACGGGAATTAAAATGGCGAGAGGAAACTTCTTCCCTTCTATTGGTTTAACAGCGGGATATTCGGCTATCCAATTGGATCAAGTCGTAGATATTACCAATGCAACAAGCGTGGGTGTTGGGGTGAAATACGATTTAACCCAGTTGTTCAAAAATAGAACAGAAGTCAATAAAGCAAAAGCAAAAAAAATTGAGGTAGACTATCAAGCACAACTCGTTGAAGATTTGGCCAAAGTAGAAATTGATGAGGCCTATAATGCGTATGAATTAGCCTTGAAAAAGAATGCAGTATTAGCAAAAGCATTGGTGCAAGCCAATGAAAACTACCGTATTGTCAAAGATAAGTATGACAATGGATTGACGGATACGGATCATCTATTAGAAGCGGATGTACAACAGTTACAAGCGCAAATTGATACGATGTTAGGTGAAGCAGATGAAACCTTGACGCTTTATCAATATGCGTACAAGACAGGTAAATTAATGGACAACTTACAAGTAAAAAACTAA
- a CDS encoding TetR/AcrR family transcriptional regulator, translating to MALNDKQKEILLVAEELFSQKGIDGTSIRDISKAAGINVAMINYYFGSKSAMVSALFEIRLTRTREKLIDLTDNTLLNSFEKLLAFVEHLMAVQLNNADFHLILMNQLAKKQNVPEISEGIVLLKRDIMQHINRFIEEGYESGLFQAKPDPITFVIFSMGVTTYLIHHEHMLYEYWNLTNHDEFSLHIKQQIYPHLIQSFKSILIYNEQK from the coding sequence ATGGCATTAAATGACAAACAAAAAGAGATTTTATTAGTTGCAGAAGAGTTGTTTTCTCAAAAGGGAATTGACGGAACAAGCATACGTGATATTTCTAAAGCGGCTGGAATTAATGTTGCTATGATTAATTATTATTTTGGTTCAAAAAGCGCCATGGTTAGTGCTCTTTTTGAAATACGCTTAACCCGTACAAGAGAAAAACTAATCGACTTAACAGATAATACACTTCTAAATTCTTTTGAGAAGTTATTAGCGTTTGTAGAGCATCTCATGGCTGTACAATTGAATAATGCCGATTTTCATCTGATTTTAATGAATCAATTGGCTAAGAAACAAAATGTACCTGAAATTTCGGAAGGTATAGTTTTATTAAAGCGCGATATCATGCAACATATCAATCGCTTTATCGAAGAGGGATATGAAAGCGGTTTATTTCAAGCCAAGCCAGATCCCATCACCTTTGTCATTTTCTCTATGGGTGTAACAACTTATCTGATTCATCACGAGCACATGCTCTATGAATATTGGAATTTGACCAATCACGACGAATTTAGTTTACATATCAAACAACAGATATACCCCCATTTAATTCAATCCTTTAAATCAATACTAATCTACAATGAACAGAAGTAA
- a CDS encoding rhomboid family intramembrane serine protease, translating to MVYLQLIYSLVILRKATLKLKKEDFYPAIVLVFVLWIIFILQQIGFFQHCYGVIPWRIEGIKGIFLSPLFHGSLSHLSSNTIPLFVLSVLLFLFYKKQAYSVLISGWILSGVLLWLLPDFNYLQHQVHSCHIGASGLIYLLATFLCFSGIFLRQVVLILISILVAVLYGGLIYAIFPHLVGDDVSWQGHLIGTLVGFFYAYQLNKKKRRRA from the coding sequence ATGGTATATTTACAACTTATCTATAGCCTTGTTATTTTGAGAAAAGCAACATTAAAATTAAAGAAAGAAGATTTTTATCCTGCTATCGTCCTAGTTTTTGTACTATGGATTATATTCATCTTGCAACAGATTGGTTTTTTTCAACATTGCTACGGTGTAATACCTTGGCGCATAGAAGGAATCAAAGGGATTTTTTTAAGCCCCTTATTTCATGGAAGCCTTAGCCATTTGAGTAGCAATACAATCCCTTTATTTGTTTTAAGTGTTCTACTCTTTTTGTTTTATAAAAAGCAGGCGTATAGCGTACTCATTTCTGGATGGATTCTTTCTGGTGTACTGTTGTGGCTTTTACCTGATTTTAATTATTTGCAACATCAGGTTCACAGCTGTCATATTGGAGCTAGTGGTTTAATTTACTTACTTGCCACTTTTCTTTGTTTTAGTGGAATCTTTTTACGTCAAGTTGTTTTGATTTTAATCTCTATCCTTGTTGCTGTTTTATACGGAGGATTAATTTATGCTATTTTTCCTCATTTGGTTGGGGATGACGTTTCTTGGCAAGGGCATTTAATTGGCACGTTAGTCGGATTTTTCTATGCCTATCAATTAAATAAAAAGAAAAGAAGAAGAGCATAA
- a CDS encoding oleate hydratase, producing the protein MKVDTQKFDKILETSSKYGHVNQAPNGNTEPPINTAQRSMPFADEPGNYQRNKGIPSKDFSQSKVYIIGSGIAGMAAAYYFIRDGRIPAANITFLEQLSIDGGSLDGAGNAQEGYIVRGGREMDMTYENLWDIFQDIPALELPKPYSVLDEYRLINDNDPNYSKSRFIHQLGEIKDFSQFGLSKKDQMALIKLLLKRKEELDDITIEQYFHSSFLESNFWTFWRTMFAFENWHSLLEFKLYMHRFLHDIDGLKDLSALVFPRYNQYDTFVAPLRNHLTELGVQIRLDTLVHDVDLHSTTAGKLVKGLLVNQGGQETRIEMNEQDFVVITTGSMTEDTSYGTNTTVPIPKVDNTTSGKSPGWSLWKNLAAKSPVFGRPEKFCSNIEKSSWESATLTCKPSPLIDKLKEYAVNDPYSGKTVTGGIITITDSNWLMSFTCNRQPHFPTQPDDILVLWVYALFMDKDGNYVKKTMPACTGNEILAELCYHLGIIDSLNQVVENTIVRTAYMPYITSMFMPRAQGDRPQVVPEGCLNLGLIGQFVETHNDVVFTMESSVRTGRQAVYQLLNLNKQVPDIFPLQYDIRHLLKAAHALNDDQPIVGEALLRKFLQGTYYEHILPTVEKRKDDQESFFVEQYEKAKDWFKKLIG; encoded by the coding sequence ATGAAAGTAGACACACAAAAGTTTGATAAGATACTAGAGACTTCCTCTAAGTATGGGCACGTAAATCAGGCCCCTAATGGCAACACAGAACCTCCTATTAATACCGCTCAACGTTCGATGCCCTTTGCAGATGAACCTGGTAATTATCAACGCAATAAAGGTATTCCTTCGAAAGATTTTTCTCAAAGTAAAGTCTATATTATAGGTAGTGGAATCGCAGGTATGGCAGCAGCCTATTATTTTATACGCGATGGTCGTATTCCTGCAGCTAATATTACCTTTTTAGAGCAATTATCCATTGATGGTGGTTCTTTAGATGGTGCAGGTAATGCGCAAGAAGGCTATATTGTTCGCGGAGGAAGAGAAATGGATATGACGTATGAAAACCTTTGGGATATCTTTCAGGATATACCTGCTTTAGAGCTTCCTAAACCTTATAGTGTATTAGATGAATATCGCTTGATTAATGACAATGATCCGAATTATTCTAAATCTAGATTCATTCATCAATTAGGAGAAATTAAAGATTTTAGCCAATTTGGACTATCCAAGAAAGATCAAATGGCTTTAATCAAATTGCTATTAAAAAGAAAAGAAGAACTCGATGATATTACGATAGAACAATACTTTCATTCTTCTTTTCTGGAGAGTAATTTCTGGACGTTTTGGAGAACTATGTTTGCCTTTGAAAACTGGCATAGCCTACTGGAATTTAAATTGTATATGCATCGTTTCTTGCATGATATTGACGGACTAAAAGATTTATCCGCTCTTGTCTTTCCTCGATACAATCAATATGATACATTTGTTGCACCGCTTCGAAATCACCTTACTGAATTAGGTGTGCAAATCCGATTGGATACGTTGGTGCATGACGTTGATTTACACAGTACTACAGCAGGTAAACTCGTAAAGGGATTGCTAGTTAATCAAGGCGGACAAGAAACGCGTATCGAGATGAATGAGCAAGATTTTGTTGTGATTACAACAGGTTCTATGACAGAAGACACATCGTATGGAACTAACACAACAGTTCCAATACCCAAAGTCGATAATACGACAAGCGGCAAAAGTCCAGGATGGAGCTTGTGGAAAAATTTAGCTGCAAAATCGCCTGTTTTTGGGCGTCCAGAGAAATTCTGTTCCAATATCGAAAAATCGTCTTGGGAATCTGCCACCTTAACTTGTAAACCTTCACCCCTAATTGATAAGTTGAAGGAATATGCGGTAAATGATCCGTATTCTGGAAAAACAGTTACTGGTGGTATTATTACAATAACGGATTCCAACTGGTTGATGAGTTTTACATGTAATCGCCAACCTCACTTCCCTACACAACCCGATGATATTTTGGTGCTTTGGGTGTATGCGTTGTTTATGGATAAAGATGGAAATTACGTCAAAAAAACAATGCCTGCCTGTACGGGAAATGAGATTTTAGCTGAACTATGTTATCATTTAGGAATTATTGATTCGCTCAATCAAGTAGTTGAAAATACAATTGTTCGCACGGCTTATATGCCTTATATTACCTCTATGTTTATGCCGCGTGCTCAAGGGGATAGACCTCAAGTTGTGCCTGAAGGTTGTCTCAATTTAGGATTAATTGGACAATTTGTTGAGACGCATAATGATGTAGTATTTACCATGGAAAGTTCGGTACGTACGGGTAGACAAGCCGTATACCAACTACTTAATTTAAATAAACAAGTACCCGATATTTTCCCTCTACAATATGATATTCGCCATTTACTCAAAGCAGCTCATGCATTAAATGATGATCAACCTATTGTCGGTGAAGCTCTATTGCGCAAATTCTTGCAAGGAACTTATTATGAACATATTTTACCCACAGTTGAAAAGAGAAAAGACGATCAAGAATCTTTCTTTGTGGAGCAATATGAAAAAGCAAAAGATTGGTTTAAAAAACTGATTGGATAA
- a CDS encoding HPP family protein produces MYRRTRYLLYKETLVDFKEHFWAFIGSFIGLGTICYLHYEAFSQYDLTLLIGSFGASCVLIYGAIGSPLAQPKNLFLGHIISALIGVTIYKLLGQYIWVAAPLAVSLSIIGMQMAKALHPPGGATALIAVTGGSSITNLGYEYVVSPVITGVTILFIAALIFNNIPHKRQYPVRSFILLHRIKKRKSN; encoded by the coding sequence ATGTACCGCAGAACTCGTTATTTGCTGTACAAAGAAACACTAGTTGATTTTAAAGAACACTTTTGGGCTTTTATAGGCTCATTTATTGGTTTAGGAACCATTTGTTATCTTCATTATGAAGCGTTTTCGCAGTATGATTTAACACTCCTGATTGGTTCTTTTGGAGCGAGTTGTGTCTTGATCTATGGGGCAATTGGAAGCCCTTTAGCACAGCCCAAAAACTTATTCTTAGGCCATATTATTTCAGCCCTGATTGGGGTGACCATCTATAAACTATTAGGTCAATATATTTGGGTCGCGGCTCCTTTAGCTGTTTCCTTATCCATTATTGGTATGCAAATGGCCAAAGCGCTCCATCCTCCTGGAGGCGCAACGGCTTTGATTGCTGTTACGGGAGGGAGTAGTATTACCAACCTCGGGTATGAATATGTGGTTTCACCCGTAATTACAGGTGTTACGATTTTGTTTATTGCAGCACTTATTTTCAACAATATTCCGCACAAACGACAATATCCTGTTCGATCGTTTATTCTTTTACATCGAATAAAAAAACGAAAATCTAATTAG
- a CDS encoding chloride channel protein, with protein MKRQQITNQHVFKLILASALVSISSLLLVFITQQATEKAEHFIFETVSETQKLLFIILPTLGITAIYFLRKLVFKGRKNKGITEIYKTLDQRKDHLPAFKIPSHLINGFLTVSTGGSTGIEVSSVVATATVGNMVHTKHFSANKYKKELICAGVTAGVALLFGSPLAGLLFALEVIARKTSKTLFISCGTSALLSLAFILFFNYESLLPFKITTWNEYAIPLFLVLSLLCGLLSVYFTLLVTRMKKLFGNINNNFLRVNLGAISVGLFILLFPVLYGDSYHGLKEILNPTHVITLYSLAFLMLLKPVAAALTLGAGGDGGVFAPSIVAGAFLGVLFAHICNAQFGLALIPLNFALVGAAATLSASIYAPLTALILVCNLVPNGYQLFIPLLLGSFTAKYFAKRILPYNVYTYDFYLAKKEADLAAK; from the coding sequence ATGAAAAGACAGCAAATTACCAATCAGCATGTATTTAAATTAATTCTAGCTTCTGCTCTTGTAAGTATAAGCAGTTTACTCTTAGTTTTTATTACCCAACAAGCAACGGAAAAAGCAGAACACTTCATTTTTGAAACGGTATCTGAGACGCAAAAATTACTTTTTATTATTCTTCCTACCCTTGGAATAACGGCGATTTATTTTTTGCGTAAGTTAGTATTTAAAGGACGTAAGAATAAGGGAATTACCGAGATATACAAAACACTAGATCAACGCAAAGATCACCTTCCTGCTTTTAAAATACCTTCCCATTTAATCAATGGTTTCTTAACGGTATCTACGGGTGGATCTACCGGTATAGAAGTCTCTTCTGTGGTGGCTACTGCAACCGTCGGGAATATGGTTCATACAAAGCATTTCTCTGCAAATAAGTATAAAAAGGAATTGATTTGTGCTGGAGTTACAGCGGGTGTCGCTTTACTATTTGGAAGCCCTTTGGCAGGTTTACTTTTTGCTTTGGAAGTGATTGCGCGAAAGACAAGTAAAACGTTATTCATTAGTTGTGGTACATCGGCCTTGTTGTCTTTAGCCTTCATCTTATTCTTTAACTACGAGTCCCTATTGCCTTTTAAAATAACAACTTGGAATGAATATGCTATTCCTTTGTTTTTGGTATTAAGCTTGTTGTGTGGATTGTTATCGGTTTACTTTACCTTGTTAGTTACCCGCATGAAAAAGCTGTTCGGAAATATTAATAACAATTTCCTACGTGTCAATTTGGGGGCTATTTCTGTCGGACTTTTTATTCTTTTATTTCCAGTATTATATGGAGATAGTTATCACGGGTTAAAAGAGATTCTCAATCCAACGCACGTTATCACATTATATAGTTTAGCCTTTTTAATGCTACTAAAACCTGTAGCTGCCGCATTAACTTTGGGCGCAGGTGGAGATGGTGGTGTATTTGCTCCTAGTATTGTAGCTGGAGCTTTCTTAGGTGTTTTATTTGCTCATATTTGCAATGCTCAATTCGGACTAGCACTCATCCCGCTTAATTTTGCTTTAGTAGGTGCCGCAGCGACCTTATCCGCTTCTATTTATGCGCCCTTAACCGCTTTAATTTTGGTCTGTAACTTAGTGCCGAATGGATATCAACTGTTCATTCCCTTGTTATTAGGAAGTTTTACAGCTAAATATTTTGCAAAACGCATCTTGCCGTATAATGTTTATACGTATGATTTTTACCTAGCCAAAAAAGAAGCTGATTTAGCTGCGAAATAG